A DNA window from Ranitomeya imitator isolate aRanImi1 chromosome 2, aRanImi1.pri, whole genome shotgun sequence contains the following coding sequences:
- the CLPTM1 gene encoding putative lipid scramblase CLPTM1: protein MAAPGGETQTSINGSVGTEAAIAPDQQNAQPQQQPPPPNAWQVIKGVLFRIFIIWAISSWFRRGSAPQDQNTSAGAPRPPSRNLFPKDTLMDLYVFLSESEHFTEFNSSTALFWEQRDLVYGDWSSGENGDGCYDQYSEISIPEGVQNNGTFYIHVYLSKSGFHPDPSRKAVHRRLATVYTSRMLNKYKRKRFLKTKNLLTGETEVDPEIIKRAEDFGPIEIISHWHPNLTINIVDDHTPWVQGSVPPPLDQYVKFDAVSGDYYPIVYFNDYWNLQKDYMPVNASVTSLPLRLSFCPLSLWRWQLYAAQSSRSPWSFLGEDMYEQSDEEQDSIKVALLETNPYLLALTITVSIVHSIFEFLAFKNDIQFWNSRQSLEGLSVRSVIFGVFQSLVVLLYILDNETNFVVQVSVGIGLLIDFWKITKVMDVKLDRENKVAGIFPRVTVKDKSTYVESATKVYDDMAFRYLSWILFPLLGCYAVYSLLYMEHKGWYSWVLSMLYGFLLTFGFITMTPQLFINYKLKSVAHLPWRMLTYKALNTFIDDLFAFVIKMPMMYRIGCLRDDVVFFIYLYQRWIYRVDPTRMNEFGTSGETPAPLPSQDQPALPSSNPEDTSPPKPAEDKKKD from the exons ACCAGCATCAATGGCTCTGTCGGGACCGAAGCAGCCATCGCTCCTGACCAACAGAATGCTCAACCGCAGCAACAGCCGCCCCCGCCTAATGCATGGCAGGTGATCAAAGGTGTCCTCTTCAG GATCTTTATCATTTGGGCCATCAGCAGCTGGTTCCGCAGAGGATCAGCTCCCCAGGACCAAAACACATCGGCTGGGGCCCCGCGACCCCCCAGCCGCAATCTCTTTCCTAAAGACACTTTAATG GACCTCTATGTATTCCTTTCGGAGAGCGAGCACTTCACGGAGTTCAACTCTTCCACGGCTCTCTTCTGGGAGCAGCGAGATTTGGTCTACGGGGACTGGAGCAGCGGTGAAAATGGAGACGGCTGCTACGATCAGTACTCTGAAATCAGTATTCCTGAG GGAGTCCAGAACAATGGCACCTTCTATATTCATGTATACCTGAGCAAGAGTGGCTTCCACCCGGATCCCAGCCGGAAGGCCGTACACCGGAGGCTGGCCACTGTTTATACATCTCGTA TGCTTAATAAATACAAACGCAAGCGATTCCTCAAGACCAAAAACCTCTTGACGGGAGAAACAGAAGTTGATCCGGAGATAATAAAG AGAGCAGAGGACTTCGGCCCTATAGAGATCATCTCCCACTGGCACCCTAATTTAACCATTAATATCGTGGATGACCACACTCCGTGGGTGCAAGGCAGCGTCCCACCTCCTCTCGACCAAT ATGTGAAGTTTGATGCGGTCAGCGGCGACTACTATCCCATCGTGTACTTCAATGACTACTGGAACCTACAGAAGGACTACATGCCAGTCAATGCCAGTGTGACAAGCTTGCCCTTGCGACTGTCATTTTGTCCTCTGTCCCTGTGGCGGTGGCAGCTTTATGCAGCTCAGAGCTCTCGTAGCCCCTGGAGTTTTCTCGGAGAAGACATGTACGAGCAGTCTGATGAGGAGCAGGACTCCATTAAG GTGGCTCTTTTGGAGACAAACCCCTACCTCCTCGCTCTCACCATCACAGTCTCCATTGTACACAGCATCTTCGAGTTTTTGGCTTTCAAGAACG ATATCCAGTTCTGGAATAGCCGTCAGTCTCTGGAGGGGCTCTCTGTCAGATCCGTCATCTTTGGGGTCTTTCAGTCCCTTGTGGTCTTGCTTTATATCTTGGACAATGAGACCAACTTTGTGGTGCAGGTCAGCGTGGGCATTGGTCTGCTGATTGATTTCTGGAAGATTACCAAGGTTATGGATGTGAAG ttGGACAGAGAGAATAAAGTGGCCGGTATCTTCCCCAGAGTGACGGTGAAGGACAAGTCCACGTATGTAGAGTCGGCTACAAAGGTGTACGACGAT ATGGCTTTCCGATACCTGTCCTGGATCCTCTTCCCATTGCTAGGATGTTACGCCGTATACAGCTTGCTGTACATGGAGCACAAGGGCTGGTATTCCTGGGTACTGAGCATGTTATATGGCTTCCTCCTCACATTCG GTTTTATCACAATGACTCCACAGCTTTTCATCAACTATAAATTGAAGTCCGTTGCCCACCTCCCATGGAGGATGCTGACCTATAAAGCCCTGAACACCTTCATCGATGACCTGTTCGCTTTTGTCATCAAGATGCCCATGATGTACAGGATCGGGTGTCTGCGAGATG ACGTGGTGTTCTTCATCTATCTGTATCAGCGCTGGATTTATAGAGTGGACCCCACGCGAATGAATGAGTTTGGGACCAGTGGCGAGACCCCCGCTCCTCTTCCGAGCCAGGATCAGCCAGCACTCCCCTCCTCCAACCCTGAAGACACATCCCCACCAAAACCAGCAGAAGACAAAAAGAAAGactga